In a single window of the Arachis hypogaea cultivar Tifrunner chromosome 6, arahy.Tifrunner.gnm2.J5K5, whole genome shotgun sequence genome:
- the LOC112755706 gene encoding EIN3-binding F-box protein 1: MSKVFGFSGVDNFCPGGSIYACGNPKEASLFLPLGPQVDVYFPPRKRSRISAPFVFNGEWLEQKQKTSIESLPDECLFEILRRLPAGQDRSACACVSKRWLMCLSNICKSEICCNKSAAPESSLSVKEGGDEEFGGEGYLSRSLEGKKATDIRLAAIAVGTASRGGLGKLSIRGSNSDRVVTNLGLKAVGHGCPSLKSLSLWNVATIDDEGLIEIANGCQQLEKLDLCKCPAITDKGLIAVVKKCPNLTELSLESCPNIGNECLSAIGKSCSNLKSIAIKDCSSVGDQGIACLFSSTTLLLSKVKLQALTISDLSLAVIGHYGKAVTDLVLNSLPNVSERGFWVMGNGNGLQKLKSLTVGPCLGLTDVGLEAVGKGCPNLKAIHLRKSTLLSDNGLVSFVKATSSLESLQLEECHRISQLGFLGVLFNCGAILKAISLTSCFGFKDLNMVLPPSSPCESLRSLSILNCPGFGNATLSVLGKQCPQLQHVELSGLDGVRDAGLLSLLESNEGGLVKVNLSDCVNLTDKAVSSLVNLHGWTLEVLNLDGCKNVSDASMVAIAENCPLLCDLDVSKCAITDTGIAALAEAKQFNLQILSLSGCSLVSDRSLPSLKKLGSTLLGLNIQHCNSISSSTVDMLVEQLWRCDILS; this comes from the exons ATGTCTAAAGTCTTCGGCTTTTCCG GAGTTGATAATTTTTGCCCTGGTGGGTCAATATATGCCTGTGGCAACCCCAAGGAAGCAAGTTTATTCCTTCCTCTTGGTCCACAAGTTGATGTTTACTTTCCACCTCGGAAGAGATCGCGGATCAGTGCTCCGTTTGTTTTCAATGGAGAATGGCTTGAACAGAAACAGAAGACATCTATTGAATCATTACCAGATGAGTGCCTCTTTGAGATCCTTAGGCGGTTGCCTGCAGGACAAGATAGGAGCGCCTGTGCTTGCGTTTCCAAGCGCTGGCTTATGTGTCTAAGCAACATTTGCAAGAGCGAAATTTGCTGCAACAAAAGTGCTGCACCAGAGAGCAGCCTTAGTGTAAAAGAGGGGGGTGATGAGGAATTTGGTGGCGAGGGATACCTCTCCCGGAGCTTGGAAGGAAAGAAGGCAACAGATATTAGACTTGCAGCAATTGCAGTTGGAACTGCATCTCGAGGAGGATTGGGGAAGCTTTCGATCCGTGGAAGCAATTCAGACCGTGTGGTGACTAATCTTGGTCTCAAAGCAGTTGGTCATGGATGCCCTTCTTTGAAGTCTCTTTCTCTCTGGAatgttgctacaattgatgatgAAGGCTTAATTGAGATTGCAAATGGATGTCAACAGCTGGAGAAGCTTGACCTTTGCAAGTGCCCAGCAATAACGGACAAGGGTTTGATTGCAGTTGTGAAGAAATGCCCAAATCTGACAGAGTTATCATTGGAATCTTGTCCTAACATTGGTAATGAATGTCTAAGTGCTATTGGGAAAAGCTGCTCCAATCTGAAGTCCATAGCCATCAAGGACTGCAGTAGTGTTGGTGATCAGGGAATTGCTTGCTTGTTTTCTTCGACAACTTTGCTTCTGTCGAAGGTGAAACTACAAGCACTGACTATTTCCGATCTATCGCTTGCTGTTATTGGACATTATGGAAAGGCAGTTACGGATCTTGTCCTCAATTCCCTCCCAAATGTCAGCGAGAGGGGTTTCTGGGTTATGGGCAATGGTAATGGATTGCAGAAGCTGAAGTCACTTACAGTTGGGCCCTGCCTAGGACTAACAGATGTTGGTCTTGAAGCCGTGGGGAAGGGTTGCCCAAATCTGAAAGCCATCCACCTTCGCAAGTCTACACTTTTGTCAGACAATGGGTTGGTATCATTTGTGAAGGCCACTTCATCTCTAGAGAGCCTACAATTGGAAGAGTGCCACAGAATTTCCCAATTGGGTTTTCTTGGTGTTCTTTTTAACTGTGGTGCCATATTGAAGGCAATTTCTTTGACTAGCTGCTTTGGGTTCAAGGATCTGAATATGGTATTGCCCCCATCATCCCCTTGTGAATCTCTTCGGTCCTTATCAATCCTTAACTGCCCTGGTTTTGGTAATGCTACCCTCTCTGTCCTGGGAAAGCAGTGTCCTCAGCTTCAACATGTTGAACTGAGTGGACTTGATGGTGTGAGAGATGCCGGGCTTCTCTCATTGCTTGAGAGCAACGAAGGTGGTCTGGTCAAAGTTAATCTCAGTGATTGCGTAAATCTGACTGACAAAGCTGTTTCATCCTTGGTCAATCTGCATGGTTGGACTCTTGAGGTTCTAAACCTTGATGGTTGTAAGAATGTCAGTGATGCTAGCATGGTGGCAATTGCTGAAAATTGCCCATTGCTATGTGACCTTGATGTTTCCAAGTGCGCGATCACTGATACTGGGATTGCAGCCCTGGCGGAAGCGAAGCAGTTCAATCTGCAGATTCTTTCTTTGTCAGGTTGCAGTTTGGTTTCAGATAGGAGCTTGCCATCTTTGAAAAAATTAGGCAGCACCCTTCTGGGACTAAACATCCAGCACTGCAACTCAATAAGCAGCAGCACAGTCGACATGCTTGTTGAACAACTCTGGAGGTGTGACATCCTCTCATGA